The following are encoded together in the Flavobacterium haoranii genome:
- a CDS encoding helix-turn-helix domain-containing protein, whose amino-acid sequence MFFVDFCSMSRTRKNPIPEIVVLFGKRIKELRLERKMSQMDVGAALGIDRENIRKYEKGLQEPKLSTIIKFAELFEVDFEKLVSNS is encoded by the coding sequence ATGTTTTTTGTTGATTTTTGTTCTATGTCTAGAACAAGAAAAAATCCAATACCTGAAATTGTAGTTTTATTTGGCAAACGAATAAAAGAATTACGCTTAGAAAGGAAGATGTCACAGATGGATGTGGGAGCTGCTTTAGGAATTGATAGGGAAAATATTAGAAAATATGAAAAGGGGCTTCAGGAGCCAAAATTATCTACTATTATAAAATTTGCGGAATTATTTGAAGTAGATTTTGAAAAATTGGTTTCAAATAGTTAA